One Phoenix dactylifera cultivar Barhee BC4 unplaced genomic scaffold, palm_55x_up_171113_PBpolish2nd_filt_p 000843F, whole genome shotgun sequence DNA segment encodes these proteins:
- the LOC120107374 gene encoding uncharacterized protein LOC120107374, producing the protein MFASGASSRSHKSLCTNMKAWMRSDHSHVGRTAPSPLGRGAELQLMLGVIGAGAPLVLFPILSTSSNSNGKEGQSLTPIHIKKKEKKLYFLFFFSLFFLFSPPNKWQEASMAEYIIQQYIATSGGEQALNSVSSMYTMGKVRMTATEFRAGNGNNASHANKKASKGGGGGEMGGFVLWQKKPDLWCLELVVAGCKISAGSDSKVAWRQTAWLRLCASANPSGKLATGFSRDSADCRHNWV; encoded by the exons ATGTTCGCGTCCGGAGCAAGCTCCCGAAGCCACAAATCTCTGTGCACCAACATGAAGGCGTGGATGCGATCTGATCATTCCCATGTAGGCCGGACTGCGCCCTCACCTCTCGGCAGAGGAGCCGAGCTCCAGCTCATGCTCGGTGTCATCGGCGCCGGCGCGCCTCTCGTCTTGTTCCCCATC ttatctaCTTCCAGCAACTCAAATGGTAAAGAGGGGCAATCCCTGACTCCCattcacataaaaaaaaaagaaaaaaaactttatttcttattcttcttctctctctttttcttgttttcccCCCCGAATAAATGGCAGGAAGCATCAATGGCAGAATACATAATACAACAATACATCGCGACGTCAGGCGGCGAGCAAGCATTAAACTCGGTGAGTAGTATGTACACCATGGGGAAGGTAAGGATGACGGCGACGGAATTCCGAGCAGGCAATGGCAATAACGCCAGCCATGCCAACAAGAAGGCGAGCAAGGGTGGTGGTGGAGGGGAGATGGGAGGGTTCGTGCTATGGCAGAAGAAGCCGGACTTGTGGTGTCTTGAACTGGTGGTGGCCGGTTGCAAGATCAGCGCTGGGAGTGACAGCAAGGTGGCATGGAGGCAGACAGCATGGCTTCGCCTCTGTGCCTCTGCAAATCCCTCGGGCAAGTTGGCAACTGGGTTTAGCCGCGATTCGGCAGACTGCAGACACAACTGGGTTTAG
- the LOC120107367 gene encoding inactive TPR repeat-containing thioredoxin TTL3-like, producing MAIRAMDDAKKPSGCGVMVFYGDMFRRRGFWHRRSASTSSVPQRSPEHRIAKLPSSNGRPQQPASDDKAMVLPANLSQPPATKPASSSMPATPSPRKAAASRRQPESNKASTSVHSSNGLAAELDSMIYDHRRAKGSGNLVRVSSGNAMVYGNLGNIRGNQNSTNSRNRDVFDYLPKTAKESRLNATWRNDFSYPGTSGVMGNIMKNPAKEPVESQPELCRALSKRLDPEELKEMGNEEYKKGRFAEALALYHRAIVMNPEVASYWSNKAAALMGLGRLLEAVGECKEAVRIEPSYCRAHHRLGTLYLRLGEAEKAIHHYKLSRKETSSNDFSQVHALQTHLAKCNEARKQKDWLTVLKESQAAVSAGADSAPQVFALQEEALLKLLRHDDADSVLNGAPKFDIEASTKFYGAARNAYILIIRAQVDMALGRFEDAVVVARRASELDPSNREIGVVVRRTHAVASARSKGNDLFKASKYGEACIAYGEGLDHDPQNSVLLCNRAACRSKLGHWEKAIEDCDVALNVRPSYSKARLRRADCNAKMERWEASIKDYEVLVQEISGDEEVCRALFEAKAQLKKQRGQQVRTVQS from the exons ATGGCTATCAGAGCCATGGACGATGCGAAGAAGCCATCGGGGTGCGGCGTGATGGTGTTCTACGGCGACATGTTCCGCCGCCGTGGCTTCTGGCACCGTCGGTCAGCCTCGACGAGCTCGGTGCCCCAGCGATCCCCAGAACACAGAATTGCGAAGCTGCCATCCTCCAACGGACGGCCTCAGCAGCCTGCATCCGATGACAAAGCCATGGTGCTACCAGCAAATTTATCTCAGCCGCCTGCCACCAAGCCTGCAAGCAGCTCCATGCCCGCTACTCCCAGTCCACGGAAGGCTGCTGCTTCCCGGAGACAGCCGGAGTCGAACAAGGCATCGACGTCGGTTCATTCGAGCAATGGCCTGGCGGCAGAGCTTGACAGCATGATCTATGACCACCGGCGAGCTAAGGGGAGCGGTAACTTGGTCCGGGTCTCCTCCGGCAATGCGATGGTCTATGGGAACTTGGGCAACATCAGGGGGAATCAGAATTCGACCAATTCTCGAAACCGGGATGTGTTTGATTACCTCCCGAAGACTGCCAAGGAGTCAAGATTGAATGCCACTTGGAGGAACGATTTCAGTTACCCTGGGACTAGTGGAGTGATGGGCAATATAATGAAGAACCCGGCAAAAGAACCAGTAGAGTCCCAACCAGAGCTGTGCCGGGCTCTTTCGAAGAGATTAGATCCGGAGGAGTTGAAGGAAATGGGCAATGAGGAGTACAAGAAGGGGAGGTTTGCCGAGGCATTGGCTCTGTATCATCGGGCAATTGTCATGAATCCAGAGGTGGCTTCATACTGGAGCAACAAGGCGGCGGCGCTCATGGGTTTGGGCCGGCTTCTCGAGGCAGTTGGCGAGTGCAAAGAAGCTGTAAGGATTGAACCTTCATATTGCAGAGCGCATCACCGGTTGGGTACTCTTTATCTCAG ACTGGGAGAAGCTGAGAAGGCAATTCACCATTACAAGCTATCACGAAAGGAAACCAGCTCTAATGACTTCTCACAAGTGCATGCTCTCCAGACCCATTTGGCCAAGTGTAATGAAGCACGTAAGCAAAAGGATTGGCTCACTGTGTTAAAGGAATCACAGGCTGCTGTCTCTGCTGGTGCCGATTCTGCACCACAG GTCTTTGCATTGCAAGAGGAGGCACTTCTGAAGCTCCTGAGGCATGACGACGCAGATTCAGTGTTAAATGGTGCACCCAAATTTGACATTGAAGCATCCACCAAGTTCTATGGTGCCGCTAGGAATGCATACATCCTCATAATCCGAGCACAGGTTGATATGGCTTTGGGAAG GTTTGAGGATGCAGTCGTAGTGGCTCGAAGGGCGTCTGAACTTGACCCCAGCAACCGGGAGATAGGCGTCGTGGTCCGGAGAACCCATGCAGTGGCATCTGCCAGGTCCAAAGGCAATGATCTCTTCAAGGCCTCCAAGTATGGCGAGGCATGCATTGCTTATGGAGAAGGCCTTGATCATGATCCACAAAATTCTGTTCTTCTTTGCAACAGAGCTGCTTGCCGTTCAAAGCTAGGCCACTGGGAGAAAGCCATCGAGGACTGCGATGTTGCGCTTAATGTGCGTCCTTCGTACAGCAAAGCTCGTCTGAGGAGAGCTGACTGCAATGCAAAG ATGGAAAGGTGGGAGGCATCAATAAAGGATTATGAAGTGTTAGTACAAGAAATCTCAGGAGATGAGGAGGTGTGCAGGGCCCTCTTTGAGGCTAAAGCCCAACTCAAGAAGCAACGAGGCCAGCAAGTGCGCACGGTTCAATCCTGA